In Luteolibacter sp. Y139, a genomic segment contains:
- a CDS encoding family 1 glycosylhydrolase: MPFPPDFLFGTANADHQVEAHDPTREDVWDLWERHQGLTPRGKGTDFWNRYREDIDAAAAAGCKLFRFSIAWARVESGDDVFEQGALGHYRKVAAYIRSHGMQVMVTLHHFVWPAWLEREHGGMIGEKFPDLFARYAAKVSEALGDLVDWWITFNEPSQLTFGYIKPWWQSRYYMPPGLPRGSDVDAEAEAVGKLIPNLFRAHARARKAIRAQFPDTKVGVNPLVTGFPTWLQMLADWGACHRGLSEAVFKFTTKGALVSERGDVDLVIGGVTEGDPTRFEFSDPYLRTGKAVLVLEGFEGTDLTSLAGKEIGVVAVGNQPEGWRRDLPPQVKKKMFPNYDEARSSLAAGKVAAVYGDAFFLLPFELNNRERFRFLVTGLSDEQYVVVAPHGHQRLMDRVNRAVAQFQYDLELACSVPWISQPEAVAKEAQRPLSLHEVFSGGDSLPDHLSTSRDLRRIRRRGRLRVGLRTDAPGVSNACAEDGLEMKLARRIAREVLGDEAKLDIVPLEPVERLEVLESKSGWLNWAWRFWGTTSLIANANWWYLGISGRLPEELCPDEAIGAQDFVGLDYYWGLPTWRLHKFRLLEDAAHGRFLTAPVWPQGLFHALQRFHRWFPDQEILIVENGCVPEADGMTRGQYIKAHLAQVERALANGVPVKAYNYWSITSNREWGHPFDPNTDFGLYFVDLDKDPTLIRHEAEGLAVLREAIKKRTTP; encoded by the coding sequence GTGCCATTTCCCCCCGACTTCCTCTTCGGGACCGCCAACGCCGACCACCAGGTGGAGGCGCACGATCCCACGCGTGAGGACGTCTGGGATCTCTGGGAACGCCACCAGGGCCTGACCCCGCGCGGAAAGGGCACCGATTTCTGGAATCGCTACCGCGAGGACATCGACGCGGCCGCAGCCGCTGGCTGCAAGCTGTTCCGCTTCTCCATCGCATGGGCGCGGGTCGAGTCGGGTGACGACGTTTTCGAGCAGGGAGCGCTCGGCCACTACCGCAAGGTCGCCGCCTACATCCGCTCGCACGGCATGCAGGTGATGGTCACGCTGCATCACTTCGTCTGGCCCGCATGGCTGGAGCGCGAGCATGGCGGCATGATCGGCGAAAAATTCCCCGATCTCTTCGCCCGCTACGCCGCCAAGGTCTCGGAAGCACTCGGCGATCTCGTCGACTGGTGGATCACCTTCAATGAACCGAGCCAGCTCACCTTCGGCTACATCAAGCCATGGTGGCAGAGCCGCTACTACATGCCCCCCGGCCTCCCGCGTGGCAGCGATGTCGACGCCGAGGCAGAAGCGGTGGGCAAGCTGATCCCGAACCTCTTCCGCGCTCACGCCCGGGCACGGAAAGCCATCCGCGCCCAATTTCCGGATACCAAGGTCGGCGTGAATCCCCTCGTCACCGGCTTCCCCACCTGGCTCCAGATGCTGGCCGACTGGGGCGCCTGCCATCGTGGCCTGTCGGAAGCGGTCTTCAAATTCACCACCAAGGGCGCTCTGGTCAGCGAACGCGGCGACGTCGATCTCGTGATCGGCGGCGTGACCGAAGGCGATCCAACACGCTTCGAATTCAGCGATCCCTACCTGCGCACCGGCAAGGCCGTGCTGGTGCTCGAGGGGTTCGAAGGCACCGACCTCACCTCCCTAGCGGGAAAAGAAATTGGCGTCGTCGCCGTGGGCAACCAGCCCGAAGGCTGGCGGCGCGACCTGCCACCACAGGTGAAGAAGAAGATGTTCCCGAACTACGATGAAGCCCGTAGTTCGCTCGCCGCCGGAAAAGTCGCCGCGGTCTATGGCGACGCCTTCTTCCTGCTCCCCTTCGAGCTCAACAACCGCGAGCGCTTCCGTTTCCTCGTCACCGGCCTGAGCGACGAGCAATACGTGGTCGTCGCCCCCCACGGTCACCAGCGCCTCATGGACCGCGTGAACCGGGCCGTCGCGCAATTCCAATACGACTTGGAGCTCGCCTGCAGCGTGCCATGGATTTCCCAGCCCGAAGCCGTGGCCAAGGAAGCCCAGCGTCCCCTATCACTCCACGAGGTCTTCAGCGGCGGCGACTCGCTGCCCGATCATCTTTCCACCAGCCGCGATCTCCGGCGCATCCGTCGCCGCGGTCGCTTGCGCGTCGGCCTCCGCACCGATGCCCCTGGCGTGTCCAATGCCTGCGCCGAGGACGGCCTCGAAATGAAACTCGCCCGTCGCATCGCCCGCGAAGTGCTCGGCGATGAGGCCAAGCTCGACATCGTCCCACTGGAACCCGTCGAACGGCTTGAGGTGTTAGAGAGCAAGTCCGGCTGGCTGAACTGGGCATGGCGCTTCTGGGGCACCACCAGCCTGATCGCGAATGCCAACTGGTGGTACCTCGGCATCTCCGGCCGCTTGCCCGAGGAACTTTGCCCCGACGAAGCGATCGGCGCCCAAGACTTCGTCGGCCTCGACTACTACTGGGGCCTGCCCACCTGGCGGCTGCACAAGTTCCGGCTGTTAGAAGACGCCGCCCACGGCCGCTTCCTCACCGCCCCGGTATGGCCGCAGGGCCTCTTCCATGCACTGCAACGCTTCCATCGCTGGTTCCCCGACCAGGAAATCCTCATCGTTGAAAACGGCTGCGTCCCCGAAGCCGACGGCATGACCCGTGGTCAATACATCAAGGCCCACCTCGCCCAAGTCGAACGCGCCCTGGCAAACGGCGTGCCCGTGAAAGCCTACAACTACTGGTCCATCACCTCCAACCGCGAGTGGGGCCACCCCTTCGACCCGAACACCGACTTCGGCCTCTACTTCGTCGACCTCGACAAGGATCCCACCCTCATCCGCCACGAAGCCGAAGGCCTCGCCGTCCTCCGCGAGGCGATCAAGAAGCGCACGACTCCCTGA
- the argF gene encoding ornithine carbamoyltransferase, translating to MKHLLSIEELTAAEITTLLNDAERLKAERGHHEQPLAGQTWAMIFTKSSTRTRVSFEVGIRELGGFPMFLSKNDIQLGRGEPIKDTARVLGRMVHGCIIRTFAQQDVVDFSNYSGIPTINALTDDEHPCQILADLLTVKETLGEWEGKKIAFIGDGFSNMTISWMWAAKRLGFELAVAAPADYQPPAEFLAKLDAPNVTVTTDPAVAARGAHVINTDVWLSMGQEDQKEKEDAFGPFQVNAGLLANAADGHIVLHCLPAYRGKEITEEVLEKHADVIFQEAENRLHAQKAILVALAKR from the coding sequence ATGAAGCATCTCCTTTCCATTGAAGAACTCACCGCCGCGGAGATTACCACGCTGCTCAATGATGCCGAACGGTTGAAAGCCGAACGCGGTCATCATGAGCAGCCGCTGGCCGGGCAGACGTGGGCCATGATCTTCACGAAGTCGTCGACGCGGACGCGAGTCTCCTTCGAGGTCGGCATCCGCGAGCTTGGTGGCTTCCCGATGTTCCTTTCGAAGAATGACATCCAGCTCGGACGCGGGGAACCGATCAAGGACACCGCGCGCGTTCTCGGCCGGATGGTCCATGGCTGCATCATCCGGACTTTCGCCCAGCAGGATGTGGTGGATTTCTCGAACTACTCCGGCATTCCGACGATCAATGCGCTGACGGATGACGAGCATCCATGCCAGATCCTTGCGGACTTGCTTACCGTGAAGGAGACGCTCGGCGAGTGGGAGGGGAAGAAGATCGCCTTCATCGGCGATGGCTTCTCTAACATGACGATCTCGTGGATGTGGGCGGCGAAGCGGCTTGGCTTCGAACTCGCTGTCGCTGCGCCTGCTGACTATCAGCCGCCCGCCGAATTCCTCGCGAAGCTGGATGCTCCGAATGTGACCGTGACCACCGATCCCGCCGTGGCTGCGAGAGGTGCGCACGTGATCAATACCGACGTGTGGCTCTCGATGGGCCAGGAGGACCAGAAGGAGAAGGAAGATGCTTTCGGCCCCTTCCAGGTTAATGCCGGGCTGCTGGCGAACGCCGCGGACGGCCACATCGTGCTCCACTGCCTGCCGGCGTATCGCGGCAAGGAGATCACCGAGGAAGTGCTGGAGAAGCACGCGGACGTGATTTTCCAGGAAGCGGAGAACCGCTTGCATGCGCAGAAGGCCATTCTCGTGGCGTTGGCGAAGCGCTGA
- a CDS encoding DMT family transporter: MKPPDPNDPRGLALMLLSVFLFATNTLLLRGLSLHLPAADGWMGALYRGTVGMLMVAALYGFGRGLSVKALVGSKLVALRGIVGALSIAAFYLTITELGASRAVVLNLTYPIFATLIAAWWLKEGVSRQALLWMLAGFVGLLLFVGGDATHGITAWDGIGLAGAVGAGIVVVLIRKLRATEHAGTIYGSQCFYSILLALPMRGAEVTKLPMHGHLWLVGAALVVGVSQLVMTNAYRTLPVSRGSSIQMLLPLVTAVGAFFFFGERFTGLELAGAALTLFATWRVAAGPKRRPEAVIPPLNPSNTVQFPDLPKP, from the coding sequence ATGAAACCACCCGACCCCAATGACCCGCGCGGCCTCGCGCTGATGCTGCTGTCCGTGTTCCTGTTTGCCACGAACACGCTGCTGCTCCGCGGGCTGAGCCTGCACCTGCCCGCCGCGGATGGCTGGATGGGTGCGCTCTATCGCGGGACGGTGGGGATGCTGATGGTCGCGGCGCTGTATGGCTTCGGGCGCGGGCTGTCGGTGAAGGCATTGGTGGGGAGCAAGTTGGTGGCCCTGCGGGGAATCGTGGGTGCGCTTTCGATCGCGGCTTTTTACCTGACGATCACGGAACTCGGTGCTTCGCGGGCGGTGGTGCTGAATTTGACCTATCCGATTTTCGCGACGCTGATCGCGGCGTGGTGGTTGAAGGAGGGTGTGTCCCGGCAGGCGCTGCTGTGGATGCTCGCCGGCTTCGTCGGACTGCTGCTGTTCGTCGGAGGCGATGCGACGCATGGGATCACCGCGTGGGATGGCATTGGCCTGGCCGGTGCGGTGGGCGCGGGGATCGTGGTCGTTTTGATCCGGAAGCTGCGGGCGACCGAGCATGCCGGGACGATTTATGGGTCGCAGTGTTTTTATAGTATCCTGCTGGCGCTGCCGATGCGGGGTGCGGAGGTCACAAAGCTGCCGATGCACGGGCATTTGTGGCTGGTGGGGGCCGCGCTGGTGGTCGGCGTCTCGCAACTCGTGATGACGAATGCTTACCGGACGCTGCCGGTGTCGCGGGGTTCCTCCATCCAGATGCTGCTGCCGCTGGTGACGGCGGTGGGGGCATTCTTCTTCTTCGGCGAGCGTTTCACGGGTCTCGAGCTGGCGGGTGCCGCGCTGACGCTGTTCGCCACCTGGAGGGTCGCGGCGGGTCCGAAGCGACGACCGGAGGCCGTCATCCCGCCCCTGAATCCTTCCAATACCGTTCAATTTCCCGATTTGCCAAAACCATGA
- a CDS encoding aspartate aminotransferase family protein, translating into MSHVLSTYARFPVTLVRGEGTRVWDDAGKSYLDFCTGIAVCALGHCPPRLVNAIREQAGTLMHVSNLYSIPQQEELARVIVEDHVKLPGKVFFANSGAESNDGLIKTARKFGHARPQADGSPRYEVISFTKSFHGRTLGGINATGQDKVKEGFDPLLPGFRHLPFNDLAALEAAISPITAGILLEPVQGEGGVNVATPEFLRGVAALCKKHDLLLLLDEVQTGFGRCGPTMAWRAIAPEIQPDAISWAKGMGGGFPIGAFWLSDRAIDATGKELSSLMGPGSHGTTYGGNPLACAASLAVLEEVAEKNLTANVAKQEQRIREIVVSWQLPVVTEVRGVGLLLGIGLDVSKFAVPEGKLPAAFVCSKALEAGLLVPPAGPETIRLLPPLNVSDAEVDEALALLKGVLESLSPA; encoded by the coding sequence ATGAGCCACGTCCTATCCACCTACGCCCGTTTCCCCGTCACGCTCGTCCGCGGCGAGGGTACCCGCGTGTGGGACGATGCCGGGAAATCCTACCTCGACTTCTGCACTGGCATCGCCGTGTGCGCGCTCGGCCACTGTCCTCCGCGGCTGGTGAATGCCATCCGCGAGCAGGCTGGCACGCTGATGCATGTGTCGAATCTCTACAGCATCCCCCAGCAGGAAGAGCTCGCACGGGTGATCGTGGAAGACCATGTGAAGCTGCCGGGGAAGGTTTTCTTCGCGAACTCGGGTGCCGAGTCGAACGACGGCCTGATCAAGACGGCTCGCAAGTTCGGCCATGCGCGGCCACAGGCCGATGGCTCGCCGCGGTATGAGGTGATCAGTTTCACGAAGTCCTTCCACGGCCGGACGCTCGGCGGCATCAATGCCACCGGTCAGGACAAGGTGAAGGAGGGCTTTGATCCGCTGCTGCCGGGTTTCCGGCACTTGCCGTTCAATGATCTCGCCGCGCTGGAAGCGGCGATTTCGCCGATCACCGCGGGGATTTTGTTAGAGCCGGTGCAGGGTGAGGGCGGCGTGAATGTCGCCACGCCGGAGTTCCTGCGGGGCGTCGCGGCGCTGTGCAAGAAACACGACCTGCTGCTTTTGTTGGATGAAGTGCAGACCGGCTTCGGTCGCTGCGGTCCGACGATGGCATGGCGGGCGATCGCGCCGGAGATCCAGCCGGATGCGATCTCGTGGGCGAAGGGCATGGGCGGCGGTTTTCCGATCGGTGCGTTCTGGCTTTCTGATCGCGCGATCGATGCCACTGGCAAGGAGCTGTCCTCGCTGATGGGGCCTGGCTCGCACGGCACCACTTATGGCGGCAATCCGCTCGCGTGCGCGGCTTCGCTTGCGGTGCTGGAAGAGGTTGCGGAGAAGAACCTCACCGCGAATGTGGCGAAGCAGGAGCAGCGCATCCGGGAGATCGTTGTGTCGTGGCAGCTGCCGGTCGTCACGGAAGTCCGGGGCGTGGGCCTGCTGTTAGGCATTGGCCTCGATGTCTCGAAGTTCGCTGTTCCCGAAGGCAAGCTCCCTGCCGCGTTTGTTTGCAGCAAGGCGTTGGAAGCTGGCTTGCTGGTTCCGCCTGCTGGTCCGGAAACCATCCGACTCCTGCCTCCGCTCAATGTCTCCGACGCTGAAGTCGATGAGGCACTCGCCCTGCTCAAGGGTGTCCTTGAATCCCTTTCACCTGCTTGA